One window of the Nocardia huaxiensis genome contains the following:
- the hutH gene encoding histidine ammonia-lyase, protein MTSGNQRVVVGGRALTRAEVVAVARGGAGVELDGVDLARLGKVRGYIDELAQGERAVYGVSTGFGALALRHIPAERRTDLQRSLIRSHAAGAGAAVEAEVVRAMMVLRLRTLMSGFTGVRPETAVALAGLIDSGLIPVVPEYGSLGCSGDLAPLAAVALALMGEGSVLAGDGVRPMGEAMAEAGLTPLTLAEKEGLALTNGTDGMLGMLVLAIEDLRGLLAVADLTAAMSVEALLGTDRVFAADLQGLRPHPGQGVSAARMRAALAGSEIVASHRGDDCPRVQDAYSLRCAPQVHGAARDTLDYAETVAERELGSAIDNPVVLADGRVESNGNFHGAPVGYVLDFLAIAVADVASIAERRTDRMLDVHRSHGLPAFLADDPGVDSGYMIAQYTQAGVVSELKRCAVPASVDSIPSSAMQEDHVSMGWAAARKLRRAVDGLTTVLAIELLTAARALDFRAPLLPAPVTGAVRNLVRETVPGPGPDRHLAPDIAAAVELVRSGAVRTVLDLG, encoded by the coding sequence ATGACTAGCGGTAACCAGCGGGTGGTCGTGGGTGGTCGGGCGTTGACGCGGGCGGAGGTGGTCGCGGTCGCGCGGGGCGGCGCGGGGGTGGAATTGGACGGGGTGGATCTGGCGCGGCTGGGGAAGGTCCGGGGGTACATCGACGAGCTGGCGCAGGGGGAGCGGGCCGTCTACGGGGTGTCGACCGGGTTCGGAGCGCTTGCGCTGCGGCACATTCCGGCGGAGCGGCGCACGGACCTGCAGCGGTCGCTGATCCGGTCGCATGCGGCGGGGGCCGGTGCGGCGGTCGAGGCGGAGGTGGTCCGGGCCATGATGGTGCTGCGGCTGCGGACGCTGATGTCGGGGTTCACGGGGGTGCGGCCGGAGACCGCGGTGGCCCTGGCGGGATTGATCGACAGCGGGCTCATTCCCGTTGTGCCGGAATACGGTTCGCTGGGATGCTCGGGGGATCTGGCTCCGCTGGCGGCGGTTGCGCTGGCCTTGATGGGGGAGGGGTCGGTGCTGGCGGGGGACGGCGTGCGGCCCATGGGGGAGGCCATGGCGGAGGCGGGATTGACGCCTTTGACGCTGGCCGAGAAGGAGGGTCTGGCGTTGACCAACGGCACCGACGGGATGCTGGGCATGCTGGTGCTGGCCATCGAGGATCTGCGCGGGCTGCTGGCGGTGGCGGATCTGACGGCGGCGATGAGCGTGGAGGCGCTGCTGGGGACGGATCGGGTGTTCGCGGCGGATTTGCAAGGGCTGAGACCGCATCCGGGACAAGGGGTTTCGGCGGCACGCATGCGGGCCGCGCTGGCCGGGTCCGAGATCGTGGCCAGCCATCGGGGAGACGACTGCCCGCGGGTGCAGGACGCGTACTCACTGCGCTGCGCGCCGCAGGTGCACGGGGCCGCACGTGACACCCTGGACTACGCCGAGACCGTCGCGGAACGCGAATTGGGTTCCGCCATAGACAATCCCGTGGTGCTCGCGGACGGGCGCGTGGAGTCCAACGGGAACTTCCACGGCGCGCCGGTGGGATACGTGCTGGACTTCCTGGCCATCGCGGTGGCGGATGTGGCGAGCATTGCCGAGCGGCGCACCGATCGAATGCTGGATGTGCATCGCTCACACGGGCTTCCGGCCTTCCTGGCCGATGATCCCGGCGTCGATTCGGGCTACATGATCGCGCAGTACACGCAGGCCGGGGTGGTGTCGGAGTTGAAGCGGTGCGCGGTGCCCGCGTCGGTGGACTCTATACCGTCCAGTGCCATGCAGGAGGACCACGTGTCCATGGGGTGGGCGGCGGCGCGCAAGCTGCGGCGCGCGGTGGATGGCCTCACCACCGTGCTGGCGATCGAATTGCTCACCGCGGCACGGGCTCTCGACTTCCGCGCTCCGCTGCTGCCCGCGCCGGTGACCGGTGCGGTGCGGAATCTGGTGCGGGAGACGGTGCCCGGACCGGGGCCGGACCGCCACCTGGCCCCCGATATCGCCGCGGCCGTGGAGCTGGTGCGGTCGGGGGCGGTGCGCACGGTCCTGGACCTGGGTTAG
- a CDS encoding SGNH/GDSL hydrolase family protein, with translation MVESSQIGHALAVTEETDPFVIGALDAAALVHDAPWRRFGVLGDSLALGTGDPSPGYLPEGWPERVAGVLRRVRPDLAYLNVAKYGATTTETLAEQTAPMRAFAPDLLHVNAGANDIMRRTPDFEQIEAKLRGLYEFAAGTGAQLTTIQLGRAFVVPVFPDFTERVRRVNQINAGLAAEFGALVADTWDHPFNDRPNLLSADRIHFSTSGQAVIATELIKQLAHRLAQVRR, from the coding sequence ATGGTTGAATCTAGTCAGATCGGTCATGCCCTCGCCGTCACCGAAGAGACCGATCCGTTCGTCATCGGCGCACTGGATGCGGCGGCGCTGGTGCACGACGCGCCGTGGCGACGCTTCGGCGTCCTCGGCGACAGCCTGGCCCTGGGAACCGGCGATCCGAGCCCCGGCTATCTGCCCGAGGGCTGGCCCGAACGGGTGGCCGGGGTGCTGCGGCGGGTGCGACCCGATCTCGCCTACCTCAATGTCGCGAAATACGGTGCCACCACGACGGAAACCCTGGCCGAGCAAACCGCGCCCATGCGCGCCTTCGCCCCGGACCTGCTGCACGTGAATGCCGGCGCGAACGACATCATGCGCCGCACACCGGATTTCGAGCAGATCGAAGCGAAGCTACGCGGCCTGTACGAATTCGCGGCGGGCACCGGAGCGCAGCTCACCACGATTCAGCTCGGCCGCGCCTTCGTGGTGCCGGTCTTCCCGGATTTCACCGAGCGTGTCCGCCGGGTCAACCAGATCAATGCCGGACTGGCCGCGGAATTCGGCGCGCTGGTGGCAGACACCTGGGATCACCCGTTCAACGATCGCCCGAATCTGCTCAGCGCGGACCGGATTCACTTCTCCACCTCCGGGCAGGCTGTCATCGCCACGGAACTGATCAAGCAGCTGGCTCACCGGTTGGCACAGGTCCGACGGTGA
- a CDS encoding DoxX family protein, producing MIRLVRRIARPLLATAFIVDGIDTLTHPEPRVKAADALMQRGRRVLPAQTADKLPADPGQVVRANAAVQVFGGVLLASGRTPRLATFLLTATVLPATVTEQDFWAEADPDRRAAKRTAFVKDVSLLGGLLIATTDSADPPPLTKRARRAMKQTAAALPSAAAVSEAMAPLRDQLAHAATRTRDLADEAITAAPDLADAARTRGAHLAEVVKDRGGELAEVVKDRGGDLAEVVKDRGSDFAAVAREKGEHLAELAQDRGAELAAAARDRGEHLADTAQDRRTGFAAIARRNRNRWAEKAQDRGIELAAAARQRREYLAETAQDRRAELAAAAREKSERLAEAAQDRGNGLAAAARERGEHLAEAAQDRVGRAAERAGRATTRAGRRMQSH from the coding sequence ATGATCAGGCTCGTCCGGCGTATTGCCCGGCCATTGCTGGCAACGGCATTCATCGTGGACGGAATAGATACGCTCACCCACCCGGAACCCCGGGTGAAGGCCGCTGACGCGCTCATGCAGCGCGGCCGGCGGGTGCTGCCCGCCCAGACCGCCGACAAACTTCCCGCCGACCCCGGTCAGGTGGTCCGCGCCAATGCCGCCGTCCAGGTCTTCGGCGGCGTCCTGCTGGCCTCGGGCCGCACACCCCGGCTGGCCACCTTCCTGCTCACCGCCACCGTCCTGCCCGCCACCGTCACCGAACAGGACTTCTGGGCCGAGGCCGACCCCGATCGCCGCGCCGCCAAACGCACCGCCTTCGTCAAGGACGTCAGCCTCCTCGGTGGCCTCCTCATCGCCACCACCGACTCCGCCGACCCGCCGCCCCTCACCAAACGCGCCCGCCGAGCGATGAAACAAACGGCCGCCGCCCTCCCCTCCGCCGCCGCCGTCTCTGAAGCCATGGCCCCGCTGCGCGACCAGCTCGCCCACGCCGCGACCCGCACCCGCGACCTGGCCGACGAAGCCATCACCGCCGCCCCCGACCTGGCCGACGCCGCCCGCACCCGCGGCGCCCACCTCGCCGAAGTCGTGAAGGATCGAGGCGGCGAACTCGCCGAGGTGGTGAAGGACCGTGGCGGCGACCTGGCCGAGGTGGTCAAGGACCGCGGCAGCGACTTCGCCGCCGTGGCCCGCGAAAAGGGCGAGCATCTCGCAGAACTCGCCCAGGATCGCGGCGCCGAACTGGCCGCCGCCGCCCGCGACCGAGGCGAACACCTCGCCGACACCGCTCAGGACCGCCGCACCGGCTTCGCCGCAATCGCCCGCCGCAATCGCAACCGCTGGGCAGAGAAAGCTCAGGACCGCGGCATCGAACTGGCCGCCGCCGCCCGTCAGCGCCGCGAATACCTCGCCGAGACAGCTCAGGACCGTCGTGCCGAATTGGCCGCCGCCGCAAGGGAAAAGAGCGAGCGCCTCGCCGAGGCGGCCCAGGATCGCGGCAACGGCCTCGCCGCCGCCGCCCGCGAGCGCGGCGAACACCTGGCCGAGGCCGCGCAGGACCGGGTGGGTCGCGCAGCCGAACGCGCGGGCCGCGCCACCACGCGCGCAGGAAGGCGCATGCAGTCGCACTGA
- a CDS encoding alpha/beta hydrolase, whose translation MRTSFRAAAVSAAVLLLSFVPGMAQADPSVAGGCRDIEFPVAQGSLATTLCLPDRPTGTVLVMMAGSNYNHTYWDFPYAPETYNFRRAMNAAGFATLVADRLGNGASTRPPSLSLTATATADALHGLVQALRAGFGGAQPFSKVVTAGHSLTSGTSVIEATTHHDVDGVLLTGYSHTLSIPDVLGVISTYHPAVEDPLFRDRGYDSGYLVTRPGARESDFHGPGNVDPQVLAVDEATKETFSLTEYPDGLTSTLPGMSESITAPVMIVNGGQDRLSCGPAFSICTDTVALQAAEAPYFAPAARLRTYVLPGSGHSLNLALNTKDYQAAVIDWLRTI comes from the coding sequence GTGCGAACCTCTTTCCGCGCCGCCGCGGTGTCGGCCGCGGTCCTGCTGCTGAGCTTCGTCCCCGGTATGGCCCAGGCCGATCCGAGTGTCGCGGGCGGCTGCCGCGATATCGAATTCCCGGTGGCGCAGGGCAGCCTCGCCACCACCCTCTGCCTGCCCGACCGGCCCACCGGCACGGTGCTGGTGATGATGGCGGGCTCCAACTACAACCACACCTACTGGGATTTCCCCTACGCCCCGGAGACCTACAACTTCCGGCGCGCCATGAACGCCGCCGGCTTCGCGACCCTGGTGGCCGACCGGCTCGGCAATGGCGCGAGCACCCGGCCGCCGAGCCTGAGCCTCACCGCCACGGCCACCGCCGACGCCCTGCACGGCCTGGTGCAGGCGCTGCGCGCCGGATTCGGTGGTGCGCAACCGTTCTCGAAGGTCGTCACCGCCGGGCACTCACTCACCTCCGGCACCTCGGTGATCGAGGCCACCACCCACCACGATGTGGACGGCGTCCTCCTCACCGGCTACTCGCACACCCTGTCCATCCCCGACGTGCTCGGCGTGATCAGCACCTACCACCCCGCCGTCGAGGACCCGCTCTTCCGCGACCGCGGCTACGACTCCGGCTACCTCGTCACCCGCCCCGGCGCCCGCGAATCCGACTTCCACGGGCCGGGCAATGTCGATCCGCAGGTGCTCGCCGTGGACGAGGCCACCAAGGAAACCTTCTCCCTCACCGAATATCCCGACGGCCTCACCTCCACCCTGCCCGGCATGTCCGAATCCATCACCGCCCCGGTCATGATCGTCAATGGCGGCCAGGACCGACTGTCCTGCGGCCCAGCCTTTTCCATCTGCACCGACACCGTCGCATTGCAGGCCGCCGAGGCCCCCTACTTCGCCCCGGCAGCCCGCCTGCGCACCTACGTCCTCCCCGGCAGCGGCCACTCGCTCAACCTCGCCCTGAACACGAAGGACTACCAGGCCGCCGTCATCGACTGGCTCCGCACGATCTGA
- a CDS encoding SAM-dependent methyltransferase translates to MSETGRVPVGVDPSMPNAARVYNYLLGGKDNYEVDQMVAHRMLAVAPETKALAWFSRKFMLNSVKMAAEQGIRQFVDIGAGIPIAPNVHEIVHAVEPEARVVAADYDPVVIAHFNAALGSAPGVTTMLADVRAPDLLDRLQTEQHIDFTRPVAIVLVGVLHFIMDDEKPYEVVARLRDAMAPGSYLIFTQGGDTTTEEFKQRTGMDTAKSSAQPAYRTHEETLRFLDGFEIVEPGLVPVQQWLGDDLPDTQLVLFGGIGRKG, encoded by the coding sequence GTGTCGGAGACCGGTCGCGTCCCGGTGGGGGTGGACCCGTCCATGCCGAACGCGGCACGGGTTTACAACTACCTGCTGGGCGGCAAGGACAACTACGAGGTCGACCAGATGGTCGCCCACCGCATGCTCGCGGTTGCCCCCGAAACCAAGGCGCTGGCCTGGTTCAGCCGGAAGTTCATGCTCAATAGCGTGAAAATGGCTGCCGAACAAGGGATTCGGCAGTTCGTCGACATCGGTGCGGGCATTCCCATCGCACCCAATGTGCACGAGATCGTGCACGCCGTGGAACCCGAGGCCCGCGTGGTGGCCGCCGACTACGACCCGGTGGTCATCGCGCACTTCAATGCGGCACTGGGTAGCGCGCCCGGCGTCACCACCATGCTGGCCGACGTCCGGGCGCCGGACCTGCTCGACAGATTGCAGACCGAACAGCACATCGACTTCACCCGGCCGGTCGCCATTGTGCTGGTGGGCGTATTGCATTTCATCATGGACGACGAGAAACCATACGAGGTCGTCGCCCGGCTCCGGGATGCGATGGCGCCCGGGAGCTACCTGATCTTCACGCAGGGCGGGGACACCACCACCGAGGAATTCAAGCAGCGCACGGGCATGGACACCGCCAAGAGTTCGGCCCAGCCCGCCTACCGCACCCACGAGGAGACGCTGCGATTCCTCGACGGGTTCGAGATCGTCGAACCGGGCCTGGTGCCGGTGCAGCAATGGCTGGGCGACGATCTGCCCGACACTCAGCTGGTGCTGTTCGGCGGCATCGGGCGCAAGGGCTGA
- a CDS encoding OB-fold nucleic acid binding domain-containing protein, producing MTRTLCAELAAAHAARPDGSVTVEGWVHRRRQLSGSTFVVVRDRSGTAQVVATEDAVRQRISELPEETVVRVSGRLTANVQAPGGIEIVDPEIRPLSAPSLPTPVELWRPALKTGLPTLLDHAALTWRHPRRHARPGAGRGGRGGEARRSGASGSA from the coding sequence ATGACACGTACTCTCTGCGCGGAATTGGCCGCCGCACATGCAGCGCGACCGGACGGGTCGGTGACGGTCGAGGGGTGGGTACACCGGCGGCGACAGTTGTCCGGATCGACGTTCGTGGTGGTGCGGGACAGGTCCGGCACGGCGCAGGTGGTGGCCACGGAAGACGCTGTCCGGCAGCGGATTTCGGAGCTCCCGGAGGAGACGGTGGTACGGGTTTCCGGCCGGTTGACCGCCAACGTCCAAGCACCCGGCGGCATCGAGATCGTCGACCCGGAGATTCGGCCGTTGAGTGCGCCATCGCTCCCGACACCCGTCGAATTATGGCGGCCCGCACTGAAAACCGGCCTGCCGACGCTGCTCGACCACGCCGCGCTCACCTGGCGACACCCTCGCCGCCATGCTCGACCGGGTGCGGGCCGTGGCGGGCGCGGCGGTGAAGCTCGCCGGAGCGGAGCTTCCGGTAGTGC